The Candidatus Berkelbacteria bacterium region GGAAAGTGATGTAATACGTTCCGATGTATCTACGACAAAGTCTGAGGACAGGAAGCCAATACTCTCGACCGAAGATGAACGGATGAATCCAGATGGCGAATGCATCCCCCTCGACACAAATATCTCCCTGCGTCATAAAGGTAAGCCTGTTGGCTTTCATTACGATGTTGGGAATGGTTGGTTCCTTGCAAGACTTTCACCATTACAAGTGCGAATCGTGCTACATCTTTACGATCTCTGTACAAGAAAGGGTCTCGATCGTGGCCAAAAGGTTTCTTTGTTGGCTCCAGCACTGCGTAATAGGAAGACGGAAGAAACCAGTACTAACCGTTCCATCAACACACACATACGCAATATCAACGTTGCCAGTACCACTCGCGGATTGCCCCCCATTATTGAGCACATCAGTAAAGACATTTGGGCGATCAATCAACGGTTCGATTGTGTTTGGCGTAAAAAGAAGAAAGAACAGTCACCAATGTAGTCACTAGTGACTCACTACTACCTGGTGACTTTGTATATTAGGGAACAAACCCATCACTTAATTAAGAGGACTTTTCTGCTGTCACAATCGCATTCCTGCTCAAACAGAAGAAGAAAACGCTTACCTGCATTCTCTCTTGAGAGAGAGCAAACCAATCTCTCCCATTGACGAAAACATGCAGTGAACAGGTTTATCGCCTCGCCTTTTTAAATTTCTCGGATGCGTATGGCGTTACTCCATGTTTCAGACATCGGCTTGGCAGCAGCGATCTTGTATGAAGACGGAAAACTACTCGGTGTAGATCGCTCGAAATCCCGTGTCGAGTTCATTTTTGAGAACACGCCAGAACTTCGAGAGGTGATACGAACGTACTGGAGTAACGAGCTTCGCTGCCCAGCACAGTCTCTTCTGCTTTCGTTCAAGAGAGCCAAACACATTCTCCATGACTACCAGTCCGTATGAAGACCATTCCACATCAGTTTCAATACTTGGCCCATATTGCCCGTCGATTCCCTCCCGAGGAAAAGCCCCCGTAGGCACAGGTAAAGACCGGCACGACATCAAGACAAACGTACCGTTCTTCCCCGAATCTCGTATGGAAAAGGCTACAGCACATTCTGCAGAAGGGCAAGGCAACAAGCCCCGAAGCCATCATATTTTTAACTCCTTTACCTCCCAAATTTATGGATGAATTCACCAAGATCGTCGAAGAAGTGTCCGACGATGGCTACGTCGACGCCGACCTTAAAGAGTATCCCCTGATTGACCAGGGATCGTACCCAGCAACATGCATTGAAGTACGTAAAGTGGACGATCCGTACAAGCAGGCAAAGCCTGGGAGCCAAGTGCTCAAGCTCCTTTTTGAGCTTGACGAAACGTATGAAGATGCTCAAGGAGAAACGAAAAAATTTCACTTGTACAGCAAGCCTTTCCGCTTTTTCTTCGGAGAAAAGGCCAGTCTGTACCAGTTGTGCCTGTCCCTCACGGGACAGCTCCCTGTTTTCTCTTTAGTGGCAACAGCGGAAGGACCGAAACGTCGGTTCAAGTATGACCAGTTTCTCCACATGAAATGCAACATTTTTGTGAAGCATCGCGCACACGAGGGGCGGATGTACGCAAACATCGTTGACTACGCTACGAACGCTGAACAACGAGCACACAACTGTTCCCTACTCCCAACATGAGGAACGACTTCTGTCGTCTGCGGCAGGTCCCCATTCTCCAGGTGGCACAGCACCTGGGGATGGACCTCGTGCGTTGCGGAACGGGGGTATGGGCTCTCCGGGACCCCGATCACCCAAGGGAACCCACCTCGCTCCGGATCTTTGAGAAAACAAACACGTTCAAACGTTTTTCTGGCATGGAGATTGGGGGAACCTCTGGTGGTTCCCCTATCGATCTCGTCATGCATATACAGGACTGCCCATTTCGGGAGGCAGTGGGATTCCTTTCCCTTCATTTCCCATGAGCACAGCACTTTCGGACCTTGTGGCACAACATGAGACATTTCATCGCGATCTTCCATCGGAGATCCGTGAATACCTCCACAACCGTGGCATTAGCGACGAGATCATTGAGAACCGCATGATCGGCTTTTGCTCATACAATAACCAGAAATGGATTACTCTTCCACAGCGCGACTCTTCCGGGAAATACCGAGAAATGGTCCTGCGCAAACCTCCGGGAGCACCGGCATCGCAGATCCGCTACAAAGTCCCCAAGGGTGGGAAGGCATGCCTCGTGAATGCTGATCGTCTCGCAAAGGAACCAACCACAGACATCGTCCTCGTCGAAGGTATTCTGGATGCCTATGCTGCCATTTCCGCCGGACTTCTGGCCATTTCGAGTTCCACGGGAGCGGGGACATTCCTGGACGAATGGATCACGCAGATTCCACAGGATCGTCGCCTGATTTTCTGTTTTGACTCCGACAAAGCGGGAAAAGAAAGTATGAACACACACCTGTTCCGATTTTCCCAAGCACGACCGGATCTTCATCTCTGGAAAATCGATCTACCAGAGATGGGTCCTGGGAAGAAGGATCTCACAGATTTCTTCCTCTCGAGTACCGCACAAGATCGGAAGGCTGCTCTTCTTGCTCTTGCTCAGCCCTACACTCCACCAAGTCCCACGGCATTCCTCATGGATCAATTCGGTGATGAAGGGTACGTGCCGATCCTCCCCACTCAGGCATTGCATGGTGGAGTGGGCTACTACGCCCTCACCCTCTTGAAAAAGGGGACACCCACCTCCGTCATGGTGACATCTTTCCGTGAAATGTTCCCATGCACGGGAGAAGAATTGACCAGGCGCAAGTTTCTTCCGATTCGTCTCCCTATGCCCGATGAGAAGTCTGTGCGATGGGAGCAGAAACAACTCTTTCAGTTCCTACAAAATGAGGGAGAAGTTCTGACTCTTAGCGACGCATTCCACTATGTGGAGGATACCTACCGCAAGTTCATCGACATCCCAGAGCAGCGTTTCTACGCGGTACTTTCGCTCTGGACCCTCGGTACGTACTTCTACCGCCTCTTCCCAGCCTACCCATACCTTCACGTGACCGGCCTCAAGGAAAGTGGAAAATCAAAGACCGTTCAGATAGCTGTGCTCCTTTCCTTCAATGGAGAACATGTCACGAGTTCTTCGTCATCTGCGTCGATCGTGCGACTCGTCGATGCCAATGGGGCGATGCTCGGGGTTGATGAAGCCGAGAACCTCTGGAATGGGAAGGACCAGAACAGTAAGGACATCCAAGACGTGCTCCGCAGCGGCTACAAAGTGGGTATTTGGGTGACGAAGTGTGAGGCGGACCCTACCACGGGCAACCACCGGGTCATCCGGCTTGACCCCTACTCTCCGAAAATCCTTTCCGGCATCGCGGGTCTCGAGGATGCCCTCTCCTCCCGGTGCATCGAGATCGTCATGCAGAAAACAACCAACAAGTCTCTCGCCAACAGCGAAGTAGACCCTTCCTCCAATGATTGGTCTGATCTGCGCGCGATCATCTACCCGGCAGCGCTCATGTCGTTCCCCCTTATTCATACGGCTATGCAAGAATTTGACCTACAGGAACTGTATTCCCGAGAGGCCGAACTCTGGCGTCCACTCCTCGTCGTTGCGCGGGTCGTAGACCCCAGTCTGAAGCTCTTCGGCGAGATCTTGTCCTTTGCCCTTGAACGACAGGCCAAGCGGAAAGAATCCGAAACAGACACGGATGCACCTCGCATCCTCAGTTGCATTCAAGATCTCATAGGTTCATTCCCGGAGAAGTGGTTAGCGACGGAAGAGCTCTTCGATGCGCTGAAAATGGAAGATGACTTTTCATGGCTGGGTGATGAGAAGAATAAGTCTCGACGCGGTAAATGGCTGAATGAGAAACTGAAAAGGCTCGGCCTCTGGGACGGACCTGGACAGCTCCGGAGTGTCGATGGGAAGAAGGCACGTGGGTACCTCCTGAAACAGGCAGCTCTCTCGGATGCATGCAAACGCTTCGGATTGACCTCCCCTCCTCCCCAGGAGAGTTCCCCTGTTACCGATCCACAGTTTCCGCATCAACATGCGACAAAAACGGTAACAGTGCAGACAGATTATCTGTTACCGGTTCCTCCGCAAAAGGAAGCCATTTTTACCAATCGGTAACAGCAGAACACTTCCCTACCATCCTATGACCTCCCCCAAGAAGATCATCACCAACCGTGAGAATGCCCAGAAGAGCACGGGTCCAAAGACCCCTGAGGGCAAGGAAGTCTCGAAGATGAACGCTCTCCAACATGGCATTTTGACGAGTCACCTGTTCATCCCGACCAGCGCAGACCCCACGGACTCCAAGGGGTTTGCTGCATTCCTAGAACTCTTCTTCGAGGAAATGCAGCCGGAGGGGATTCTGGAGACCCTCCTCGTGGACCGTCTCTTTGCAACCTTCTGGCGCTTGCGGCGTCTCCACATTGCGGAGACCGGCTTCATCCGGAAACAGGTGGACCCTCACTCCATGCAACAGGCCCTGGAGAAGATAGAAGAACACGGGAATGCCAGAAAAGATGTCGAAAACGGCTTCTTCCGCCGTATGCGTACGAGCCATGGGTGCTCCCTTCTGGCAGATCACTGGGGAGTCATTGCTAAAACAGTACAAGAGCGCGGTCTACCGCTCCCGGAAGGAATGGCTTACGCAGTGGATTGGGAGCTTGGCGGACGGTCTGGTTTTCACAAGGCGGAGAGTTTCAGTAATTTCAATTACATTGTCCTGAACAAGGGTGGGAATAAACCCCTGAGTGCAGATGATGAGAAGAAGTTCAACGAATATGCATTGGAGTGTGCGAAGGATCTCTACGGACTTTTCCGCAGTGTGGCGGAGGTCTTGGAGTTAGACGAGGAACACGTACAGAAGGCAGATTTACAGTCGAAGATGCTTCCACCACTTTCCGATCTCGAAAGACTCCAACGCTACGATGCACACCTGCAAAAAACTTTTCTGCAGACACTCCATGAGCTCCAGAGAATACAGGCAGTGCGTCTGGGGAGGCCCGCACCGCCCTCTGCGGCGCTGGATGTGACGCTAAACAGCGATGGTGGGTTCGTTCCGTAATTTTTTCGTATGCACTTGCCTTGTCTACTCCTCCCATCGACCCACAGGCCATTCCTCTCTCGGTTGAAGAATGTCGCCGCCTCCTCGATTGGAAGGACGCAAGCGATGAGGAAATTAAGGAGTTCCTCGCTGGACTTCGCACTTTCCTCGATCGCTTCCTCGATGATTATTTTCGGGATGAGCACATTTTGTAATTATTTCAATTTACTTCATATTACTTTATGATGCATTATCTACCTCTCTCCGATACCCGATTCGATGATCTCCCCTATCACATGACTATGCCCGTGACTCCCCAACGAGAGTTCTTCACACTCCAAGAAGTGGCTGACAAGCTCGGCTTTAACCGCATGACAGTCTACCGCTATGTCGTAAAAAAGAGACTGCCTTCCTATAAATTTGGTCGTCATTACCGCGTACGGAAAGATGATTTTGAGAACTTTATTGTCCACAACAAAGTATGAATACTCCAACGCGAACAAAGGCTGTCCTCTACTGCCGCGTATCCTCACAGCAGCAGAAAAAGGACGGGCATGGACTCGAATCGCAGGAGCATCGTGGTCGGCAGTATGCCGAGGGGCAACGCTACAAGGTGGTAGGCGTGTTCAAGGACGATATCACCGGGGGACGGGTGGATCGCCCCGGCATGGAGGGGATGCTGCAATTTCTGGAGGAGCATTCGACCCCGGAGGAGCCCATTGCTGTTGTTGTGGACGACATCAAGCGATGGGCGCGGGATGTGGAGGTGCACTTCTTGCTCCGCGCCGCCGTGGAAGCGCGGAATGGCGTTCTCGAAAGCCCGAACTTCAAGTTCGGCGACAGCCCCGAGGACAAGTTCAACGAGACAATCATGGCGGCTGCCGCAGAGTTGGAGCGCAATCAGAACAAGCGACAGGTGATCCAAAAGATGAAGGCACGACTGGAGAAGGGTTACTGGTGCTTCGATGAACCACCCGGATTCAGGTACATCAAGCACCCCGAGCACGGGAAGCTCCTCGCGATCGATGAACCGAAGGCGAGCATTATTCGGGAAGCGCTGGAGGGTTTCGCGTGCGGCAGGTTCCCGACCCGCGAGGAGATGCGGCGCTTCCTCGCTGAAAAGGGATTCACGCATCGGGGGAAGAGCGGTATCGTCTATGCGGAGCAGGTCACCCGCCTGCTCACGCGGGTCCTGTACGCAGGATGCGTCGAGTACAAGCCATGGAAGGTCAGCATCCGTAAAGGGCAACACC contains the following coding sequences:
- a CDS encoding DUF3631 domain-containing protein; translation: MSTALSDLVAQHETFHRDLPSEIREYLHNRGISDEIIENRMIGFCSYNNQKWITLPQRDSSGKYREMVLRKPPGAPASQIRYKVPKGGKACLVNADRLAKEPTTDIVLVEGILDAYAAISAGLLAISSSTGAGTFLDEWITQIPQDRRLIFCFDSDKAGKESMNTHLFRFSQARPDLHLWKIDLPEMGPGKKDLTDFFLSSTAQDRKAALLALAQPYTPPSPTAFLMDQFGDEGYVPILPTQALHGGVGYYALTLLKKGTPTSVMVTSFREMFPCTGEELTRRKFLPIRLPMPDEKSVRWEQKQLFQFLQNEGEVLTLSDAFHYVEDTYRKFIDIPEQRFYAVLSLWTLGTYFYRLFPAYPYLHVTGLKESGKSKTVQIAVLLSFNGEHVTSSSSSASIVRLVDANGAMLGVDEAENLWNGKDQNSKDIQDVLRSGYKVGIWVTKCEADPTTGNHRVIRLDPYSPKILSGIAGLEDALSSRCIEIVMQKTTNKSLANSEVDPSSNDWSDLRAIIYPAALMSFPLIHTAMQEFDLQELYSREAELWRPLLVVARVVDPSLKLFGEILSFALERQAKRKESETDTDAPRILSCIQDLIGSFPEKWLATEELFDALKMEDDFSWLGDEKNKSRRGKWLNEKLKRLGLWDGPGQLRSVDGKKARGYLLKQAALSDACKRFGLTSPPPQESSPVTDPQFPHQHATKTVTVQTDYLLPVPPQKEAIFTNR
- a CDS encoding helix-turn-helix domain-containing protein, with product MMHYLPLSDTRFDDLPYHMTMPVTPQREFFTLQEVADKLGFNRMTVYRYVVKKRLPSYKFGRHYRVRKDDFENFIVHNKV